A genomic window from Mycobacterium sp. 050128 includes:
- the serA gene encoding phosphoglycerate dehydrogenase, translated as MNLPVVLIADKLAQSTVAALGDQVEVRWVDGPDREKLLAAVPEADALLVRSATTVDADVLAAAPKLKIVARAGVGLDNVDVDAATARGVLVVNAPTSNIHSAAEHALALLLSAARQIPAADASLREHAWKRSSFNGTEIFGKTVGVVGLGRIGQLVAQRIAAFGTHIVAYDPYVSPARAAQLGIELLSLDDLLARADFISVHLPKTAETAGLIDKEALAKTKPGVIIVNAARGGLVDEAALAEAITSGHVRAAGLDVYSKEPCTDSPLFELPQVVVTPHLGASTTEAQDRAGTDVAESVRLALAGEFVPDAVNVGGGVVNEEVAPWLDLARKLGVLAAALADGLPASLSVQVRGELAAEDVEVLKLSVLRGLFSAIIEDPVTFVNAPALAAERGVTAEISTATESPNHRSVLDVRAVAHDGSSVNVAGTLSGPQLVEKVVQINGRNFDLRAQGKNLVINYIDQPGALGKIGTLLGAAGVNIQAAQLSEDAEGPSATILLRLDQDVPADVRSAISQAVGANKLEVVDLS; from the coding sequence CCGCCCTGGGCGACCAGGTCGAGGTGCGCTGGGTAGACGGTCCGGATCGGGAGAAGCTGCTGGCAGCGGTGCCCGAGGCCGACGCGCTGCTGGTGCGTTCCGCGACCACCGTCGACGCCGATGTACTCGCGGCCGCCCCCAAACTCAAGATCGTCGCCCGCGCCGGGGTGGGTCTGGACAACGTCGACGTCGACGCGGCCACCGCGCGCGGCGTCCTGGTGGTCAACGCCCCGACGTCGAACATCCACAGCGCCGCCGAGCATGCGCTGGCGCTGTTGCTGTCGGCGGCCCGGCAGATCCCGGCGGCCGACGCGTCGCTGCGCGAACACGCCTGGAAGCGGTCGTCCTTCAACGGCACCGAGATTTTCGGCAAGACCGTCGGAGTGGTGGGGCTGGGGCGGATCGGCCAGCTGGTGGCCCAGCGGATCGCCGCGTTCGGCACCCACATCGTGGCCTACGACCCGTACGTCTCGCCGGCCCGTGCGGCGCAGCTCGGCATCGAATTGCTTTCCCTCGATGACCTGTTGGCCCGTGCCGACTTCATCTCGGTGCACCTGCCCAAGACCGCCGAGACGGCGGGTCTGATCGACAAGGAGGCGCTGGCCAAGACCAAGCCCGGCGTCATCATCGTCAATGCCGCGCGCGGCGGCCTGGTGGACGAGGCCGCGCTGGCCGAGGCGATCACCAGCGGACATGTGCGTGCGGCCGGGCTCGACGTGTACTCCAAGGAGCCGTGCACCGACAGCCCGCTGTTCGAGCTGCCGCAGGTGGTGGTGACGCCGCACCTGGGCGCGTCCACCACCGAGGCGCAGGACCGGGCCGGCACGGATGTCGCCGAAAGCGTGCGGCTGGCGCTGGCGGGGGAGTTCGTGCCCGACGCGGTCAACGTCGGCGGCGGCGTGGTCAACGAGGAGGTGGCGCCCTGGCTGGACCTGGCGCGCAAGCTCGGGGTGCTGGCCGCCGCGCTGGCCGATGGCCTGCCGGCGTCGCTGTCGGTTCAGGTCCGCGGCGAGCTGGCGGCCGAAGACGTTGAGGTGCTGAAGCTTTCGGTCCTGCGCGGTCTGTTCTCGGCGATCATCGAGGACCCGGTCACGTTCGTCAACGCGCCGGCGTTGGCTGCCGAGCGCGGCGTGACCGCCGAAATCAGCACGGCCACCGAGAGTCCCAACCATCGCAGCGTGCTGGACGTGCGCGCCGTCGCCCACGACGGCTCGAGCGTCAACGTCGCCGGCACGCTGTCGGGTCCGCAGTTGGTCGAGAAGGTCGTTCAGATCAACGGCCGCAACTTCGACCTGCGCGCTCAGGGCAAGAACCTGGTGATCAACTACATCGATCAGCCCGGAGCGCTGGGCAAGATAGGTACCCTGCTGGGTGCGGCCGGGGTGAACATCCAAGCCGCCCAGCTCTCCGAGGACGCCGAGGGTCCGAGCGCGACGATCCTGCTGCGGCTCGACCAGGAC